In Nocardioides sp. InS609-2, a single genomic region encodes these proteins:
- a CDS encoding LysM domain-containing protein: MSRGIESRTGTYRWLRCLAVWLSVTAAVTIGILAFRDELAAALGGEWGGLAFDGLLVRGTAVVAAAAGAWIWLVTTITVVEAASGLERPTVARGPVRRIVLAACGVALLSGAVTAPAGAAPAHADRADAPTSAQERLLGGLPLPDRASIRDSPEPPAQPDTSVRPTTPTQPVAHQARAQADSVVVLAGDSLWSIAAAALPPGADDDQVDGRWREIYAANRAAIGADPDIIRPGLRLTLPPA; the protein is encoded by the coding sequence ATGTCTCGGGGGATCGAATCAAGGACCGGCACCTACCGGTGGCTGCGGTGCCTGGCGGTGTGGCTGTCCGTCACAGCCGCCGTCACGATCGGGATCCTGGCGTTCCGCGACGAACTCGCGGCGGCGCTGGGTGGCGAGTGGGGCGGGCTGGCCTTCGACGGACTGCTCGTGCGGGGCACGGCCGTCGTGGCGGCCGCCGCCGGCGCCTGGATCTGGCTGGTCACCACCATCACCGTGGTCGAGGCAGCATCCGGGCTCGAGAGGCCGACCGTCGCGCGGGGTCCGGTGCGGCGGATCGTGCTGGCGGCCTGCGGGGTGGCGCTGCTGAGCGGCGCAGTGACCGCGCCGGCGGGGGCAGCCCCTGCTCACGCGGATCGCGCCGATGCTCCCACCTCCGCGCAGGAGCGGCTACTCGGCGGCCTGCCGCTGCCCGACCGGGCCAGCATCCGCGACTCCCCCGAGCCCCCGGCGCAGCCCGACACATCGGTGCGCCCGACCACTCCCACGCAGCCGGTCGCGCATCAGGCGCGGGCGCAGGCCGACTCCGTCGTCGTACTCGCCGGTGACTCGCTGTGGTCGATCGCCGCCGCGGCCCTTCCGCCCGGTGCCGACGACGATCAAGTCGACGGCCGGTGGCGGGAGATCTACGCCGCCAACCGGGCCGCCATCGGCGCAGACCCCGACATCATCCGGCCCGGGCTGCGCCTGACGCTGCCACCTGCCTGA
- the secA gene encoding preprotein translocase subunit SecA, with product MPAIIDKLLRIGEGKILRQLETISKAVSAIEDDFVKMTDEELRGMTVEFKERLAKGEELDDLMPEAFATVREAAKRVIGQRHYDVQIMGGAALHLGNIAEMKTGEGKTLVSTLPAYLNALTGDGVHVVTVNDYLAKYHAEWMGRIHHFLGLTTGVILPSMRPDERRVAYAADITYGTNNELGFDYLRDNMADAIEDCVQRGHNFAIVDEVDSILIDEARTPLIISGPTQDEVHWYAEFAKLAKTMHVDVDYEVDEKKRTISVLEPGITRVEDHLGIDNLYDSVNTPLISFLNNSIKAKELFRNDKEYVVMEGEVLIVDEHTGRMLAGRRYNDGLHQAIEAKEGVTVREEYQTLATVTLQNYFRLYDKLSGMTGTAMTEASEFDKIYSLGVVPIPTNKPMLREDNADLVFRTEDAKYDAVVADIAERHDVGQPVLVGTVSVEKSEHLSALLKKRGVPHTVLNAKVHADEAKIVAMAGHKGAVTVATNMAGRGTDIMLGGSVEFLADQELRKQGLEPTGETSDAYEEAWPLTLERVKSQVANEHDEVKAVGGLYVVGTERHESRRIDNQLRGRSGRQGDPGESRFYLSLQDELMRLFKSDWVDRILQVLKVPDDIPIENKRVTGAIASAQGQVESQNFESRKNVLKYDDVMSRQREVIYGERRRVLEGADLEEQIRTFIGDVVAGYVMGATTDFAEQWDLEALWTALGQLYPIGLSLDTIEKEAGGRAGLSREVLVEDITKDAQAAYDRREAEVGDEVMRELERRVVLSVLDRKWREHLYEMDYLREGIYLRAYSQRDPLVEYQREGFDMFAAMMDGIKEESVGFLFNLQVEVGDDDEAEEPHVHDHEHEVDAPASGGIDMAAAAAHAPNIRAKGLERGKSPQRLSYSAPSEDGEAEVIGAPAVDDEFAGVGRNSDCPCGSGKKFKRCHGAPGGPTGLTARVNG from the coding sequence GTGCCTGCCATCATCGACAAGCTCCTCCGCATCGGCGAAGGCAAGATCCTCCGACAGCTCGAGACGATCTCGAAGGCTGTCAGCGCCATCGAGGACGACTTCGTCAAGATGACCGACGAGGAGCTGCGCGGCATGACCGTGGAGTTCAAGGAGCGGCTGGCCAAGGGCGAGGAGCTCGACGACCTGATGCCCGAGGCGTTCGCCACGGTGCGTGAGGCCGCCAAGCGCGTGATCGGCCAGCGGCACTACGACGTACAGATCATGGGCGGGGCGGCGCTCCACCTCGGCAACATCGCCGAGATGAAGACCGGTGAGGGCAAGACCCTGGTCTCGACACTCCCGGCCTACCTCAACGCGCTCACCGGCGACGGCGTCCACGTCGTCACCGTCAACGACTACCTGGCGAAGTACCACGCCGAGTGGATGGGTCGCATCCACCACTTCCTGGGGCTCACAACCGGCGTCATCCTGCCGTCGATGCGCCCCGACGAGCGTCGCGTGGCCTACGCCGCAGACATCACCTACGGCACCAACAACGAGCTCGGCTTCGACTACCTTCGCGACAACATGGCCGACGCCATCGAGGACTGCGTCCAGCGCGGCCACAACTTCGCGATCGTCGACGAGGTCGACTCGATCCTCATCGACGAGGCGCGCACCCCGTTGATCATCAGCGGCCCCACCCAGGACGAAGTCCACTGGTACGCCGAGTTCGCGAAGCTCGCGAAGACCATGCACGTCGACGTCGACTACGAGGTCGACGAGAAGAAGCGCACCATCTCGGTGCTCGAGCCCGGCATCACCAGGGTCGAGGACCACCTCGGCATCGACAACCTCTACGACTCGGTCAACACCCCGCTCATCTCGTTCCTGAACAACTCCATCAAGGCCAAGGAGCTGTTCCGCAACGACAAGGAGTACGTCGTCATGGAGGGCGAGGTGCTCATCGTCGACGAGCACACCGGCCGGATGCTTGCTGGCCGCCGCTACAACGACGGCCTCCACCAGGCCATCGAGGCCAAGGAGGGCGTCACCGTCCGCGAGGAGTACCAGACCCTCGCCACCGTGACCCTCCAGAACTACTTCCGTCTCTACGACAAGCTCTCCGGCATGACCGGTACGGCCATGACCGAGGCGAGCGAGTTCGACAAGATCTACAGCCTCGGCGTCGTACCCATCCCGACCAACAAGCCGATGCTGCGCGAGGACAACGCCGACCTGGTGTTCCGCACCGAGGACGCGAAGTACGACGCCGTCGTTGCCGACATCGCCGAGCGTCACGATGTGGGCCAGCCTGTGCTGGTCGGCACCGTGTCGGTCGAGAAGTCCGAGCACCTCTCCGCCCTGCTCAAGAAGCGCGGCGTCCCGCACACGGTCCTCAACGCGAAGGTGCACGCCGACGAGGCCAAGATCGTCGCGATGGCCGGCCACAAAGGCGCCGTCACCGTGGCCACCAACATGGCCGGTCGAGGCACCGACATCATGCTCGGCGGCTCGGTGGAGTTCCTCGCCGACCAGGAGCTGCGCAAGCAGGGCCTGGAGCCGACCGGTGAGACGTCTGACGCCTACGAAGAGGCGTGGCCGCTCACGCTCGAGCGGGTCAAGAGCCAGGTCGCCAACGAGCACGACGAGGTCAAGGCCGTCGGTGGCCTCTACGTCGTCGGCACCGAGCGTCACGAGTCACGTCGCATCGACAACCAGCTGCGTGGTCGCTCCGGCCGTCAGGGTGACCCGGGCGAGTCCCGCTTCTACCTGTCGCTGCAGGACGAGCTGATGCGTCTGTTCAAGTCCGACTGGGTCGACCGCATCCTCCAGGTGCTCAAGGTCCCCGACGACATCCCGATCGAGAACAAGCGCGTCACGGGTGCCATCGCCAGCGCCCAGGGTCAGGTCGAGTCGCAGAACTTCGAGTCCCGCAAGAACGTCCTCAAGTACGACGACGTGATGAGTCGCCAGCGCGAGGTCATCTACGGCGAGCGTCGTCGGGTGCTCGAGGGCGCCGACCTCGAGGAGCAGATCCGCACCTTCATCGGCGACGTCGTCGCCGGTTACGTCATGGGTGCGACCACCGATTTCGCCGAGCAGTGGGATCTCGAGGCGCTGTGGACCGCGCTCGGCCAGCTCTACCCGATCGGGCTGTCGCTCGACACGATCGAGAAGGAGGCCGGTGGCCGCGCCGGGCTCTCACGTGAGGTCCTCGTCGAGGACATCACCAAGGACGCCCAGGCTGCCTACGACCGTCGTGAGGCCGAGGTCGGCGACGAGGTCATGCGCGAGCTCGAGCGCCGCGTCGTACTCTCCGTGCTCGACCGCAAGTGGCGCGAGCACCTCTACGAGATGGACTACCTCCGCGAGGGCATCTACCTGCGTGCCTACTCCCAGCGCGACCCGCTGGTGGAGTACCAGCGCGAGGGCTTCGACATGTTCGCCGCCATGATGGACGGCATCAAGGAGGAGTCGGTCGGCTTCCTGTTCAACCTGCAGGTCGAGGTCGGCGACGACGACGAGGCCGAAGAGCCCCATGTCCACGACCATGAGCACGAGGTCGATGCGCCCGCCTCTGGTGGCATCGACATGGCCGCCGCCGCGGCCCACGCGCCCAACATCCGGGCCAAGGGTCTGGAGCGGGGGAAGTCGCCGCAGCGGCTGTCCTACTCCGCGCCCAGCGAGGATGGCGAGGCCGAGGTCATCGGTGCGCCCGCCGTCGACGACGAGTTCGCCGGGGTCGGCCGCAACTCCGACTGCCCCTGTGGCTCGGGCAAGAAGTTCAAGAGGTGCCACGGTGCGCCGGGTGGGCCCACGGGCCTGACCGCGCGCGTCAACGGCTGA
- a CDS encoding response regulator transcription factor, with product MTEQPVSIEPIRVLVVDDQELFRRGLVMLLSTETDIEVIGEASDGVAGTDMATSLAPDVVLLDVRMPKRTGIEACRSIKEAVPSAKIIMLTVSDEEADLYEAVKNGAAGYLLKDSSIEDVAQAIRVVADGQSLISPSMAVKLIDEFKQMSKPNRGQVPGLRLTERELEVLRLVAKGLNNRDIAKQLFISENTVKNHVRNILEKLQLHSRMEAVMYAVKEKLLDLP from the coding sequence GATGACCAGGAGCTGTTCCGGCGTGGCCTTGTGATGCTGCTCAGCACCGAGACCGACATCGAGGTCATCGGGGAGGCCAGTGACGGCGTTGCCGGCACCGACATGGCGACCAGCCTGGCGCCCGACGTCGTGCTCCTCGACGTACGCATGCCCAAACGCACCGGCATCGAGGCCTGCCGCTCCATCAAGGAGGCCGTGCCGTCGGCCAAGATCATCATGCTGACGGTCTCCGACGAGGAGGCCGACCTCTACGAAGCCGTCAAGAACGGCGCCGCCGGCTACCTGCTCAAGGACTCCTCGATCGAGGACGTCGCTCAGGCCATCCGCGTCGTGGCCGACGGCCAGTCGCTCATCTCGCCGTCGATGGCGGTCAAGCTGATCGACGAGTTCAAGCAGATGTCCAAGCCCAACCGCGGCCAGGTGCCCGGCCTGCGGCTGACCGAGCGTGAGCTCGAGGTGCTGCGGCTGGTCGCGAAGGGTCTCAACAACCGCGACATCGCCAAGCAGCTGTTCATCTCCGAGAACACCGTCAAGAACCACGTGCGCAACATCCTCGAGAAGCTCCAGCTGCACTCGCGGATGGAAGCCGTCATGTACGCCGTCAAGGAGAAGTTGTTGGACCTGCCCTAG
- a CDS encoding Rv3235 family protein, with translation MTNKRKASVTSLRAPVGVASVQGSLALDLAPRFDPPAPALVPSMPSQDVVEVDDSERSRVDSFIGRYLRAAVEIVAGDRPSSQVARHTQPEVYADLRRRALLIARAGGHTPGQGRTVEVIRPQLMSARTSFVSHDAVEACMLVRYGARCRAVAARFELQRERWICVALEFA, from the coding sequence ATGACCAACAAGCGGAAAGCATCGGTCACTTCCCTCCGCGCCCCCGTCGGCGTGGCCAGCGTGCAGGGCTCGCTGGCGCTCGACCTGGCGCCGCGCTTCGACCCGCCGGCGCCGGCCCTGGTCCCGAGCATGCCCAGCCAGGACGTCGTCGAGGTCGACGACAGCGAGCGCAGCCGCGTCGACTCCTTCATCGGTCGCTACCTGCGAGCCGCCGTCGAGATCGTCGCCGGCGACCGGCCGTCCTCCCAGGTCGCCCGGCACACGCAGCCCGAGGTGTACGCCGACCTGAGGCGCCGCGCACTGCTCATCGCCCGCGCCGGTGGGCACACGCCCGGCCAGGGCCGCACGGTCGAGGTCATCCGGCCGCAGCTGATGTCGGCTCGCACCAGCTTCGTCAGCCACGACGCCGTCGAGGCCTGCATGCTTGTCCGGTACGGCGCCCGCTGCCGGGCCGTGGCCGCCCGGTTCGAGCTCCAGCGCGAGCGCTGGATCTGCGTCGCTCTCGAATTTGCGTGA
- a CDS encoding crosslink repair DNA glycosylase YcaQ family protein, with protein sequence MPDTLSLPQARRIALAAQGFADSQHASPTMRTLMRTVERTGVLQVDSVNVLQRAHYMPLYSRMGAYDVDLLRRASSAKPRRLVEYWAHVQALMPVELWPLMQHRMESYRARRGKYWPIVDTRPGLEHEVLAVVLEEGPVTARQLEEEFSSGPRTKQHWGWNWSEARKVLDFLYMAGDVAISGRNSQFEVLYDVPERVIPADVLARPTPPREEADLELVRRAAVSHGVATASCLRDYYRMHNDHVKPAIAALVETGELLPVTVQGWSRPAYLHRDARLPRKVAARALLSPFDPVVWERDRAEALFDFFYRIEIYVPAAKRVHGYYVLPFLLGDQIVARVDLKADRATGRLLVKAAFGEPHAPGTTAEELAVELGRLAGWLGLSEIVVEPRGDLASPLSGALLAGVRG encoded by the coding sequence GTGCCCGACACACTGAGCCTGCCCCAGGCGCGCCGGATCGCCCTCGCGGCCCAGGGGTTCGCCGACAGCCAGCACGCCAGCCCGACGATGCGCACCCTGATGCGTACGGTCGAGCGCACCGGCGTGCTCCAGGTCGATTCCGTCAACGTGCTGCAGCGCGCGCACTACATGCCGCTTTATTCCCGGATGGGCGCCTATGACGTCGACCTGCTGCGGCGCGCGTCCAGCGCGAAGCCGCGACGGCTCGTGGAGTACTGGGCACACGTCCAGGCGCTGATGCCCGTCGAGCTGTGGCCGCTCATGCAGCACCGGATGGAGTCCTACCGCGCCAGGCGCGGCAAGTACTGGCCGATCGTCGACACCCGCCCGGGGCTCGAGCACGAGGTGCTCGCCGTCGTGCTCGAGGAGGGCCCGGTCACCGCGCGGCAGCTCGAGGAGGAGTTCAGCAGCGGTCCGCGCACCAAGCAGCACTGGGGCTGGAACTGGTCGGAGGCCCGTAAGGTGCTCGACTTCCTCTACATGGCCGGCGACGTGGCGATCTCCGGCCGCAACAGCCAGTTCGAGGTGCTCTACGACGTGCCGGAGCGGGTCATCCCTGCCGACGTGCTCGCCCGGCCGACCCCGCCCCGGGAGGAGGCCGACCTCGAACTCGTACGACGCGCCGCCGTCTCGCACGGGGTGGCAACCGCCTCGTGCCTACGCGACTACTACCGGATGCACAACGACCACGTGAAGCCCGCGATCGCGGCCCTCGTCGAAACCGGCGAGCTGCTCCCCGTCACGGTCCAGGGGTGGTCGCGGCCGGCCTACCTCCACCGTGACGCCCGGTTGCCGCGCAAGGTCGCGGCCCGTGCCCTGCTGAGCCCGTTCGACCCGGTGGTGTGGGAACGCGATCGGGCCGAGGCGCTGTTCGATTTCTTCTACCGCATCGAGATCTACGTGCCAGCGGCCAAGAGGGTGCACGGCTACTACGTGCTGCCGTTCCTGCTCGGCGACCAGATCGTGGCCCGGGTCGACCTCAAGGCCGATCGGGCGACCGGGCGGCTGCTTGTGAAGGCGGCTTTCGGCGAGCCGCACGCTCCCGGCACCACCGCCGAGGAGCTCGCGGTCGAGCTGGGCCGCCTTGCCGGCTGGCTGGGCCTGTCGGAGATCGTGGTCGAGCCCCGCGGTGACCTCGCGTCTCCGCTCTCCGGTGCGCTCCTTGCTGGGGTCCGTGGGTAG